A stretch of DNA from Brevibacillus ruminantium:
ACACTCACACCTGCACAAGTGCCGGCTGCCCAAAATCCAGGGACATTCGTTTTCCCGTCCTGATCAACATCCACTACCGTTTTGATGCGAGGCTCTGTACCAGGTTTTGTGGCGACGCCTGCTTTTTCAGCCAGATCGAGCAGAACGCCGGTTGCCAATATCACGTGCTTGGCTTCAAACGTGCCCTTCTCCTCTGTCGTAATCACAAACCCGTTATCCGTTTTAGCAATGTCATTTACCTTATCGTCAATCAGCTCGGCTCCAAAATGCACCGCTTGCTTTTTGCCCGTCTCAATCATATCCGGGCCGGTAATTCCCACTACACCATAATGATTTTCTACCCAGGCTCGTTTCGTCATGCTTTTGTCATTGTCTACGAGCAATGTGCTCTTGCCTGCTTTGGCTGCGAACAATGCTGCGCTGGCTCCGGCAGGACCGGCTCCGATAATCGCGATATCGTACATAAGAAACACACCTTTCCAGATTTATCCCAGACGACTTAATTATATAGTATGTATAGAAAA
This window harbors:
- a CDS encoding FAD-dependent oxidoreductase, whose protein sequence is MYDIAIIGAGPAGASAALFAAKAGKSTLLVDNDKSMTKRAWVENHYGVVGITGPDMIETGKKQAVHFGAELIDDKVNDIAKTDNGFVITTEEKGTFEAKHVILATGVLLDLAEKAGVATKPGTEPRIKTVVDVDQDGKTNVPGFWAAGTCAGVSVHTIITAGDGAKVAINVISELNGERYVDHDILKTTE